The sequence ACCGAATTCCCTAATACTCGATTTTGTCCGCCTTCTCGACCCAGTTCTTGAAGACCCGCAATCCTTCATCGCGCAAAAACGTCGCTGTCGGGATGCGGCGGGATTCGAGCGGCAGCGCGAGTTCCTCGTAGATCAGATCGTCGTCGAATCCGGCTTCCTTGGCGTCGCTGCGGGAACACGCGAAAAAGACCTGTTTCGGACGCGCCCAGTAGATCGCGCCTAGGCACATCGGGCACGGTTCGCAACTCGCGTAGACAATGCAATCGTCCAGCTGAAACGTCTTCAGTTCGCGGCAGGCATTGCGAATCGCCACGACCTCGGCGTGGGCCGTCGGGTCGTTCGTCGACGTCACTTGATTGCAGCCTTCGCCAACGATCCGGCCGTCTTTGACGACCACCGCACCGAACGGACCTCCGTCGTTCGCGTCAATGCCGTTCTGTGCGAGTGCGATCGCGCGGCGCATAAATTGTTCGTGGACGTCGGTCATCATCAAATGTGAATCAAAAGTCATCAACCTTTTGGCTTGACCTTGATCTCAAACAGCTTCTTCCAGAGCTTGCCGGTGACAAAGATCCGGTCGGCCGCCGCATCGTAGGCGATGCCGTTGAGCGTTCGTTCCGACTCTCCGGCGGCATCCTCGGGCGAGATCCCGTTCAGATCGATCCAGCCGAGAAGATTCCCGGTATTCGGGTCGATGCGCGCGATGTGGTTCGGCTTGCCGACGTCCTCCGAGTGCCAGACGTTCGCCCAGATCTCGCCTTTGACGTATTCGAGTTCGTTGAGTTTGTAGATCGGCCGGCCGTTCTCGTCCTTGACGACGACCGTCCTGATCGTCTCGAACGTCTCGGGATTCAAGATGCGAAGGACGTGCGTGCCGTCGCTCATTATGAGATTCGTGCCATCGTGCGTCAATCCCCAGCCTTCGCCTGAGTATCGCATTTCCTTCTGGAGCTTGAAGTTCATGTCATACACGAAAACGGTTTTTTCGCGCCACGTCAGCTGATAGATACGATCGTTGAAGATCGTCAGGCCTTCGGCGAAGTACTCGCGCGGAACATCATATTTTTGAAGGACTTTGCCCGTTTCGATCTCGACCTTCCGGAGCGAAGAATTATCGTATTCGCCGTCGCTCTCAAAAAAAACGCCGTTTTGGATGACGAGCCCCTGCGTGAATGATGTCGAGTCGTGCGGATAAGCCTTCACCGTCTCATAAGTATAGACCGGCACCGACGCTTTGGCGGTTTTCGTGCCGGTGTTCGACGCATTGACGTTAGGCTTGTTGACCGCCTTTTCGCCGCAGGCGTTAAGCAAGAAAAGAGTCGCGAGTAAAAATATAAGACGCATAAGTCCGATTTGATGGTCCGGTTCGTCGATCCGTTCCCTGATGAATTCTTTCGGCTTGACCCGACGATCTTCGCAAGCGCGAGTTTGCCGGAGTTGCCGCGCTTCGAGCAAATGGCCGAGACAGTTCGCTTCAGTGATTCGGTCTGCAGATCGAAACGGCATCATTTTTTCAGCGCCCGATCGATCGCGTCGCGAAATCCGTCGACGTTCAGGAATCGCACGCGAACGCCGTTGACATAGATCGAAGGCGTTCCGGAGATTCCAAGTTCCTTGCCGTCGGCAACGTCTTTCTTGACATCCGCGGCGACCTTTTCGCTTTGAAAGTCTAGCTCAAATTTCTGGGGATTCAAACCGGCGGCGACGGCGTACTTCTTGAGCGACGCGACATCGAGCGCG is a genomic window of Acidobacteriota bacterium containing:
- a CDS encoding nucleoside deaminase → MTDVHEQFMRRAIALAQNGIDANDGGPFGAVVVKDGRIVGEGCNQVTSTNDPTAHAEVVAIRNACRELKTFQLDDCIVYASCEPCPMCLGAIYWARPKQVFFACSRSDAKEAGFDDDLIYEELALPLESRRIPTATFLRDEGLRVFKNWVEKADKIEY
- a CDS encoding glutaminyl-peptide cyclotransferase, encoding MRLIFLLATLFLLNACGEKAVNKPNVNASNTGTKTAKASVPVYTYETVKAYPHDSTSFTQGLVIQNGVFFESDGEYDNSSLRKVEIETGKVLQKYDVPREYFAEGLTIFNDRIYQLTWREKTVFVYDMNFKLQKEMRYSGEGWGLTHDGTNLIMSDGTHVLRILNPETFETIRTVVVKDENGRPIYKLNELEYVKGEIWANVWHSEDVGKPNHIARIDPNTGNLLGWIDLNGISPEDAAGESERTLNGIAYDAAADRIFVTGKLWKKLFEIKVKPKG